A window of the Nocardia sp. NBC_01329 genome harbors these coding sequences:
- the aspS gene encoding aspartate--tRNA ligase: MLRTHLAGSLRSEQAGQTVTLSGWVARRRDHGGVIFIDLRDASGVAQAVFREGPAAEQSHRLRAEYCVRIVGVVEQRPEGNENPELPTGAIEVDVKELEVLNESAPLPFQLDEQPGEEARLRYRYLDLRREAPAHAIRLRSKVNAAARTVLARHEFIEVETPTLTRSTPEGARDFLVPARLQPGSFYALPQSPQLFKQLLMVGGIERYFQIARCYRDEDFRADRQPEFTQLDLEMSFVRQEDVILLAEDILLALWELIGYRIPTPIPHMTYAEAMRRFGSDKPDLRFGVEITECTEYFANTPFRVFQAPYVGAVVMPGGASQPRRQLDAWQDWAKQRGAKGLAYVLVGEDGTLTGPVAKNLTEDERAGLAAHVGAVPGDCVFFAAGPVKAQRALLGAARSEIAHRVGLIDENAWSFVWIVDAPLFEPAADATASGDVALGHSAWTAVHHAFTSPKPESLDTFDTDPGEALAYAYDIVCNGNEIGGGSIRIHRKDVQERVFKVMGISEDEAQEKFGFLLDAFAFGAPPHGGIAFGWDRIVALLAGLDSIREVIAFPKTGGGVDPLTDAPAPITAQQRKEAGLDAVPQPKGKPPEGNGVAQTPAEAAGA, from the coding sequence GTGCTGCGCACCCACTTGGCCGGTTCATTGCGAAGTGAACAGGCCGGTCAGACCGTTACCCTCTCCGGTTGGGTGGCCCGGCGGCGTGACCACGGTGGCGTGATCTTCATCGATCTGCGTGACGCTTCCGGCGTGGCGCAGGCGGTGTTCCGCGAAGGTCCGGCGGCCGAGCAGTCGCACCGGCTGCGCGCGGAATACTGTGTGCGGATCGTCGGCGTGGTCGAACAGCGGCCCGAGGGCAACGAGAACCCGGAGTTGCCGACCGGCGCGATCGAAGTCGACGTCAAGGAACTCGAGGTGCTCAACGAGAGCGCTCCGTTGCCCTTCCAGCTCGACGAACAGCCCGGTGAGGAAGCCAGGCTCCGGTACCGCTACCTGGACCTGCGTCGCGAGGCTCCCGCCCATGCCATCCGGCTGCGGTCCAAGGTCAACGCCGCGGCCCGCACCGTGCTCGCGCGGCACGAGTTCATCGAGGTCGAAACCCCGACCCTGACCCGCTCGACGCCGGAGGGTGCCCGCGACTTCCTGGTGCCGGCGCGGTTGCAGCCCGGTAGCTTCTACGCACTGCCGCAGAGCCCGCAGCTGTTCAAACAGCTGCTCATGGTGGGCGGTATCGAACGGTACTTCCAGATCGCGCGCTGCTACCGCGACGAGGACTTCCGCGCCGACCGGCAGCCCGAGTTCACCCAGCTCGACCTGGAGATGAGCTTCGTACGCCAGGAGGATGTCATCCTGCTGGCCGAGGACATCCTGCTGGCGCTGTGGGAGCTCATCGGCTACCGGATCCCCACGCCTATCCCGCATATGACCTATGCCGAGGCGATGCGGCGGTTCGGCAGCGATAAACCCGATCTCCGCTTCGGGGTGGAGATCACCGAATGCACCGAATACTTCGCGAACACGCCGTTCCGGGTCTTCCAGGCCCCGTATGTGGGCGCGGTTGTCATGCCGGGCGGCGCGAGCCAGCCGCGGCGCCAGCTCGACGCCTGGCAGGACTGGGCCAAACAACGCGGTGCCAAGGGCTTGGCGTACGTGCTGGTCGGCGAGGACGGCACGCTCACCGGCCCGGTGGCCAAGAACCTCACCGAGGACGAACGCGCGGGCCTGGCCGCGCACGTCGGCGCAGTGCCGGGTGATTGCGTGTTCTTTGCTGCGGGCCCGGTCAAGGCTCAGCGCGCGCTCCTGGGTGCGGCACGTTCGGAGATCGCGCACCGGGTCGGGCTGATCGACGAGAACGCGTGGTCGTTCGTGTGGATCGTGGACGCCCCGTTGTTCGAACCGGCTGCCGACGCGACCGCCAGCGGCGATGTGGCGCTGGGGCATTCGGCGTGGACGGCGGTGCATCACGCGTTCACCTCGCCGAAACCGGAATCGCTGGACACCTTCGACACCGATCCCGGCGAGGCGCTCGCCTACGCCTACGACATCGTTTGCAACGGTAACGAGATCGGCGGCGGCAGTATCCGTATCCATCGTAAGGATGTGCAGGAACGCGTATTCAAGGTGATGGGAATCAGCGAGGACGAGGCGCAGGAGAAATTCGGCTTCCTGCTCGACGCGTTCGCCTTCGGCGCCCCGCCACACGGCGGTATCGCCTTCGGCTGGGACCGGATCGTGGCACTGCTGGCCGGGCTGGACTCCATTCGCGAGGTGATCGCGTTCCCGAAGACCGGTGGCGGTGTCGACCCGCTCACCGACGCCCCGGCGCCGATCACCGCGCAGCAGCGCAAAGAAGCCGGTCTGGACGCCGTACCCCAGCCGAAAGGGAAGCCGCCCGAGGGTAACGGCGTGGCGCAGACGCCGGCCGAGGCGGCCGGCGCCTGA
- the ypfJ gene encoding KPN_02809 family neutral zinc metallopeptidase translates to MTFDEGSQIDPGRASSGGGPGRGGKLALGGGAGGLIVLVLALLLGGDPGSVLGQFTGVEDLDQRMGETAGTPEHCRTGADANRYADCRVVLTAQSLDAVWSQELPGQTGAVYEAPGIRLFTGGVSTGCGYASSEVGPFYCPTDRTAYFDIGFFQELVDRFGAGGGPLSQEYVVAHEVGHHIQNLLGDIGRAQQDPRGPESGAVRTELQADCYAGIWAHYADKTPAPGSNTPFLLPLTDPDIQDALSAAAAVGDDRIQGAAHGRVNQEVWTHGASEQRQKWFLTGYRTGEVSACDTYSQADLNDPAGLR, encoded by the coding sequence ATGACCTTCGACGAGGGATCGCAGATCGACCCGGGCCGTGCTTCCTCGGGCGGCGGACCCGGCAGGGGCGGAAAACTCGCTCTGGGCGGTGGCGCCGGAGGGTTGATCGTGCTGGTGCTCGCCTTGCTGCTCGGTGGTGACCCCGGTTCGGTACTCGGCCAGTTCACGGGCGTCGAGGACCTGGACCAGCGGATGGGGGAAACGGCGGGCACTCCCGAACACTGCCGCACCGGCGCGGATGCCAACAGGTATGCGGACTGCCGGGTGGTGCTCACCGCGCAGAGCCTGGACGCGGTCTGGTCGCAGGAACTTCCCGGGCAGACCGGCGCCGTCTACGAGGCCCCGGGCATCCGCCTGTTCACCGGCGGGGTCTCCACCGGCTGCGGCTATGCGAGCAGCGAGGTGGGGCCCTTCTACTGTCCCACCGACCGGACCGCCTATTTCGATATCGGTTTCTTCCAGGAGTTGGTGGACCGCTTCGGGGCCGGCGGCGGGCCGCTGTCCCAGGAGTATGTCGTGGCTCATGAGGTCGGTCACCACATCCAGAATCTGCTCGGCGATATCGGCCGGGCCCAGCAGGATCCTCGGGGCCCGGAATCCGGCGCGGTGCGTACCGAACTCCAAGCCGACTGCTACGCGGGTATCTGGGCCCACTATGCGGACAAAACCCCCGCGCCCGGTTCGAATACGCCGTTTCTGCTGCCACTGACCGATCCCGATATCCAGGACGCATTGTCCGCGGCAGCCGCGGTCGGTGACGACCGGATCCAGGGGGCCGCGCACGGCCGGGTGAACCAGGAGGTCTGGACGCACGGCGCCTCCGAGCAGCGGCAGAAATGGTTCCTCACCGGGTATCGAACCGGTGAGGTGTCGGCTTGCGACACCTATTCGCAGGCCGACCTGAACGACCCGGCGGGCCTGCGCTGA
- a CDS encoding 2-oxoacid:acceptor oxidoreductase subunit alpha, translated as MVSHHDNIGRPETASIGNDSGTAVLDRVVIRFAGDSGDGMQLTGDRFTHEAAAFGNDLATQPNFPAEIRAPQGTLPGVSSFQIQIADHDILTAGDQPDVLVAMNPAALKANLGELPRGGTVIVNTDEFTKRNLTKVGYTGDPLADDSLGEFVVHQVPMTSLTLTATESTGVGKKDGQRAKNMFALGLLSWMYGRPIGGTEKFLREKFAAKPDIAEANILAFRAGWNYGETTEAFATTYSVAPAVLPAGTYRQITGNTALAYGLITASSLAGLPLFLGTYPITPASDILHELSKHKNFGVTTFQAEDEIAGIGAALGASLGGALGVTSTSGPGLALKSETIGLAVMTELPLIIIDVQRGGPSTGLPTKTEQADLLQALFGRNGESPVAVLAPRSPADCFAVAVEAARIALTYRTPVLLLSDGSIANGSEPWAIPAVRELDPIDPGFDTGGEDDFRPYARDPETLARPLAVPGTAGRAHRIGGLEKADGSGDISYDPANHDLMVRLRQAKIDGIPVPPAEVYDPDGAAEVLLVGWGSSYGPIGEACRRVRRRGGRVAQLPLRHLNPLPPDLGEVLKRYSTVVAPEMNGGQLALLLRAKYLVDVQPWTKVAGTAFSAQELVGVIDAALEGTLAGLEHDKVRAARDRATYRTNGGTA; from the coding sequence ATGGTTTCGCACCACGACAACATCGGCCGCCCCGAGACCGCGTCCATCGGAAACGATTCCGGCACAGCGGTATTGGATCGTGTCGTCATCCGTTTCGCCGGCGATTCGGGCGACGGTATGCAACTCACCGGCGACCGGTTCACCCACGAGGCAGCGGCCTTCGGCAACGATCTCGCCACCCAGCCGAATTTCCCGGCCGAGATCCGGGCACCGCAGGGGACGCTGCCGGGTGTGTCGTCGTTCCAGATCCAGATCGCCGACCACGATATCCTCACCGCCGGCGACCAGCCGGATGTACTGGTTGCGATGAACCCGGCGGCGCTGAAGGCCAATCTGGGCGAACTGCCACGCGGCGGCACCGTGATCGTCAACACCGACGAATTCACCAAACGCAATCTCACCAAGGTCGGCTACACGGGCGACCCGCTGGCCGACGACAGCCTCGGCGAATTCGTGGTCCATCAGGTGCCGATGACTTCGCTCACGCTGACCGCCACCGAATCCACCGGAGTCGGCAAGAAGGACGGACAGCGCGCCAAGAACATGTTCGCGCTGGGGCTGCTGTCCTGGATGTACGGGCGGCCCATCGGCGGGACCGAGAAATTCCTGCGGGAGAAGTTCGCCGCGAAACCGGATATCGCCGAGGCCAATATCCTCGCCTTTCGAGCCGGTTGGAACTACGGCGAGACCACCGAGGCCTTCGCCACCACCTACAGCGTCGCCCCGGCCGTACTGCCCGCCGGCACCTACCGGCAGATCACCGGTAACACCGCACTGGCGTACGGCCTGATCACAGCCAGTTCCCTCGCGGGACTGCCGCTGTTCCTGGGTACCTATCCGATCACCCCGGCCTCCGATATCCTGCACGAACTCAGCAAGCACAAGAATTTCGGTGTAACCACCTTCCAGGCCGAGGACGAAATCGCCGGGATCGGTGCGGCGCTGGGAGCGTCCCTGGGCGGCGCACTGGGGGTCACCAGCACATCGGGCCCCGGTCTGGCGTTGAAGAGCGAGACCATCGGCTTGGCCGTGATGACCGAACTGCCGCTGATCATCATCGACGTACAACGGGGTGGCCCGTCGACCGGCCTGCCAACCAAAACCGAGCAGGCCGATCTGTTACAGGCCCTCTTCGGACGCAACGGCGAATCCCCGGTGGCCGTTCTGGCGCCGCGCTCCCCCGCCGACTGCTTCGCTGTCGCGGTGGAAGCCGCGCGGATCGCCCTCACCTACCGGACACCGGTACTGCTGCTCTCCGACGGTTCGATCGCGAACGGATCCGAGCCGTGGGCCATCCCGGCGGTGCGCGAACTCGACCCGATCGACCCGGGATTCGATACCGGCGGCGAGGACGATTTCCGGCCCTATGCCCGGGATCCGGAAACCCTGGCGCGCCCGCTCGCGGTACCCGGTACAGCGGGGCGGGCCCATCGGATCGGTGGCCTGGAGAAGGCCGACGGCAGTGGCGATATCTCCTACGACCCGGCCAACCACGATCTGATGGTGCGGTTGCGGCAGGCCAAGATAGACGGGATCCCGGTACCACCCGCCGAGGTCTATGATCCCGACGGCGCGGCCGAGGTGCTGCTGGTCGGCTGGGGTAGTTCCTACGGTCCGATCGGCGAGGCCTGCCGGCGAGTACGGCGCCGCGGCGGACGAGTGGCGCAGCTGCCGCTGCGACATCTGAATCCGCTACCGCCCGATCTGGGCGAGGTCCTGAAGCGGTATTCCACGGTGGTCGCACCGGAGATGAACGGCGGTCAGCTGGCCCTGTTGTTGCGCGCGAAGTACCTGGTCGATGTCCAACCGTGGACCAAGGTGGCGGGTACGGCATTTTCCGCCCAGGAGCTCGTGGGTGTCATCGACGCGGCGCTGGAGGGCACTCTGGCCGGCCTCGAGCACGACAAGGTCCGCGCCGCGCGGGACCGGGCCACGTATCGGACGAACGGGGGCACAGCATGA
- a CDS encoding type VII secretion target: protein MSDVSVATDALRAFGITNSGIGTEIAAVGNIDAVTNVAALTPVFGLIGADYLAMFAAAQVLQARDINDLSAKYQKLSEAAFTSAFNYDLTDDGTAGALGTTGSGL from the coding sequence ATGAGTGATGTCTCGGTAGCAACCGACGCCCTGCGCGCGTTCGGAATCACGAATTCCGGAATCGGGACCGAGATCGCGGCGGTCGGCAATATCGACGCCGTGACCAACGTCGCCGCACTGACGCCGGTTTTCGGTTTGATCGGCGCCGACTATCTGGCCATGTTCGCTGCCGCCCAAGTACTGCAGGCGCGCGATATCAACGATCTGTCGGCCAAGTATCAGAAGCTGTCGGAGGCCGCCTTCACCTCCGCGTTCAACTACGACCTGACCGATGACGGTACGGCTGGTGCGCTCGGTACGACCGGGAGCGGGCTGTGA
- a CDS encoding Rv2578c family radical SAM protein — protein MRWQNQTLDADDGALPGLDKAGFARTVQTPEFDGITFHEVLCKSALNKIPDESKLPFRWTVNPMRGCSHACRYCFARGSHEYLEFDAGTDFDTQIVVKTNIAAVLRRELTRRSWHREKVALGTNTDPYQRAEGRYRLMPGIIRALTDSGTPFSILTKGSLLHRDLPLLTLAARAVPVHIGISLALLEPELHRGLEPGTPSPRARLDLVRACSDAGFAVNIMVAPVLPYLTDSRSQLDELFGELAGAGAVSAVALPLHLRGSTRGWFLGWLAEHHPALLRRYRGLYRRGAVVAPEYADWLRERIDPLLEQHGLLAVREDEPLIPPAAEPRAAPQLELFA, from the coding sequence GTGCGGTGGCAGAACCAAACCCTGGACGCCGACGACGGCGCGCTGCCCGGCCTCGACAAGGCCGGGTTCGCCCGCACCGTACAGACTCCCGAGTTCGACGGGATCACCTTTCACGAGGTGCTCTGCAAAAGTGCGCTGAACAAGATCCCCGACGAATCGAAGCTGCCCTTCCGGTGGACGGTCAATCCGATGCGCGGATGTTCGCACGCCTGCCGTTACTGTTTCGCGCGCGGATCGCACGAATATCTGGAATTCGACGCCGGAACCGATTTCGACACCCAGATCGTGGTGAAGACCAATATCGCCGCGGTCCTGCGGCGTGAACTCACCCGCCGGTCCTGGCATCGGGAGAAGGTAGCACTCGGCACCAACACCGATCCGTACCAGCGTGCGGAGGGCCGGTACCGGCTGATGCCCGGAATCATCCGCGCGCTCACCGATTCCGGCACGCCGTTCTCCATCCTCACCAAGGGCTCCCTGCTGCACCGCGACCTGCCACTGCTCACTCTGGCCGCGCGTGCGGTACCGGTGCACATCGGGATATCACTGGCTCTACTGGAACCCGAACTGCACCGTGGCCTGGAGCCGGGTACACCGTCACCGCGAGCCCGGCTGGATCTGGTACGCGCCTGCAGCGATGCCGGATTCGCGGTGAACATCATGGTGGCCCCGGTGCTCCCGTACCTCACCGACAGCCGATCCCAGCTCGACGAACTCTTCGGTGAACTGGCCGGTGCGGGCGCGGTATCGGCGGTGGCCCTGCCGCTGCATCTACGCGGGAGCACCCGGGGTTGGTTCCTGGGCTGGCTGGCCGAACATCATCCGGCGCTGCTGCGTCGGTACCGAGGGCTGTACCGACGCGGTGCCGTGGTCGCCCCCGAGTACGCCGACTGGTTGCGCGAACGTATCGATCCACTTCTGGAACAGCACGGCCTGCTCGCCGTACGAGAAGACGAGCCCCTGATACCACCCGCCGCCGAACCGCGGGCGGCCCCGCAGCTCGAGCTGTTCGCCTGA
- a CDS encoding NAD-dependent epimerase/dehydratase family protein codes for MKVAVTGAAGYLGTNLLPLLAARGDDIVAIDRVAPRQPGAANITWVSADVLDPESMRAALDGAEIVYHLVAVITLADKHDLAWRVNTEGVRVVAEAAHAVGARRFVHASSIHAFDQYSCGGSIDETTPRSTEASLPVYDRSKWNGEIELRAVVEAGLDAVICNPTGVFGPADHGAPLSRINRSLRDAARGRIPAMIDGGFDLVDVRDVARGLLLAGEHGRTGENYLIGGEMISMLELCRMAARHGGKRGPRFSISPKLVSGLIPVLEPIGRRLGTDIVSKAALGALISAPLVDHGKATRELGYQPRPIDDTVRDLVGFFADPHAPLPDFTPTA; via the coding sequence ATGAAGGTCGCAGTGACCGGCGCAGCCGGCTACCTGGGTACGAATCTGCTCCCGCTGCTCGCCGCGCGCGGCGACGATATCGTCGCCATCGACCGCGTGGCGCCACGGCAGCCCGGCGCGGCGAACATCACCTGGGTGAGCGCCGACGTCCTGGATCCCGAATCCATGCGGGCAGCCCTCGACGGCGCCGAGATCGTGTATCACCTGGTCGCGGTGATCACCCTCGCCGATAAGCACGACCTGGCATGGCGGGTGAACACCGAGGGTGTCCGGGTGGTCGCCGAGGCCGCGCACGCCGTGGGGGCCCGCCGGTTCGTACACGCCAGCTCGATCCATGCCTTCGACCAGTACAGCTGCGGGGGAAGTATCGACGAGACGACCCCCCGGTCCACCGAGGCGAGCCTGCCGGTCTACGACCGTTCCAAATGGAACGGCGAGATCGAGTTGCGCGCAGTGGTCGAAGCGGGCCTGGACGCAGTGATCTGCAATCCCACCGGCGTTTTCGGTCCGGCCGATCACGGGGCGCCCCTCTCGCGGATCAACCGCTCGCTGCGCGATGCCGCCCGCGGCCGTATACCGGCCATGATCGACGGCGGCTTCGACCTCGTGGATGTGCGCGATGTCGCGCGGGGGCTGCTCTTGGCCGGCGAACACGGCCGGACCGGGGAGAACTATCTGATCGGCGGTGAGATGATCTCCATGCTCGAGCTCTGCCGGATGGCCGCGCGCCACGGCGGGAAGAGAGGGCCGCGATTCTCCATCTCCCCGAAGCTGGTCTCGGGGCTCATTCCCGTGCTGGAGCCGATCGGCAGGAGGCTCGGCACCGATATCGTTTCGAAGGCCGCCCTCGGCGCGCTGATCTCGGCGCCACTGGTCGACCACGGCAAGGCCACCCGTGAACTCGGTTATCAGCCGCGTCCCATCGACGACACCGTGCGGGATCTGGTCGGGTTCTTCGCCGATCCGCACGCCCCCCTCCCTGATTTCACCCCGACTGCTTGA
- a CDS encoding phosphotransferase family protein: MTALLAERATEVVSAAQQLLTKRMGAPVKLSDPTELSGSGRTTVLRVRVAENAFSLPRTLIIKQVRGSVSDPKNVTVTPGVASVDSAFLREAVSYQFTTALSRGERPGAYLIAHSLPDRLLILSDLGENTKLTDVLRTGVEPATRNAMMAFAQALGRMHAATVGREPDFVALLRRVDVVHRVDGIAQQAEAAVAEMPALLRRELGIDVPDEVSEQVAHGARLFTGGRFRAFSPSDLCPDNVILNEEGARILDYEWGGFRDATLDIAYALVSFPGCLCDIELSRERALQMVEAWRAEVVGVWPALADDTLLADKILEARLIWVWLSTYWFLPADHARIASAREHGLSVPRSDALLNRWAGLAEDARCLGNDAVGDFAEAVCAVLDEHFS; the protein is encoded by the coding sequence ATGACTGCACTATTGGCAGAACGAGCCACCGAAGTCGTATCCGCAGCACAACAGTTGCTCACAAAGCGAATGGGTGCTCCGGTGAAGCTGAGCGATCCCACCGAACTGAGCGGCAGCGGGCGGACGACCGTCCTACGTGTCCGGGTCGCCGAGAACGCGTTCTCACTACCCCGCACCCTGATCATCAAGCAGGTGCGCGGGTCTGTATCCGACCCGAAGAACGTCACCGTCACCCCGGGCGTCGCCAGCGTCGATTCGGCGTTCCTACGGGAAGCGGTCTCCTACCAGTTCACGACTGCGCTGAGCCGTGGTGAACGCCCCGGCGCCTACCTGATCGCACACAGCCTGCCCGACCGGTTGCTGATCCTCAGCGATCTGGGTGAGAACACCAAACTCACCGATGTTCTGCGCACCGGCGTCGAACCCGCCACCCGCAACGCCATGATGGCGTTCGCGCAGGCACTCGGCCGGATGCACGCAGCGACTGTGGGACGCGAGCCCGATTTCGTGGCGCTGCTGCGCCGCGTCGACGTCGTGCACCGGGTCGACGGGATCGCCCAGCAGGCCGAAGCCGCCGTCGCGGAAATGCCGGCCCTGCTGCGCCGCGAACTCGGTATCGACGTCCCCGACGAGGTGAGTGAACAGGTCGCGCACGGCGCGCGACTGTTCACCGGTGGCCGGTTCCGCGCCTTCAGCCCCTCGGACCTGTGCCCGGACAATGTGATCCTCAACGAAGAGGGCGCCCGCATCCTCGACTACGAATGGGGCGGATTCCGGGACGCAACCCTCGATATCGCCTATGCACTGGTCTCCTTCCCCGGATGCCTCTGCGATATCGAACTCTCTCGCGAGCGCGCCCTGCAGATGGTGGAAGCCTGGCGTGCCGAAGTGGTCGGTGTCTGGCCAGCTCTCGCCGACGACACGCTGCTCGCGGACAAGATCCTCGAAGCACGGCTGATCTGGGTATGGCTCAGCACCTACTGGTTCCTGCCGGCCGACCACGCCCGAATCGCCTCGGCCCGCGAACACGGACTGTCGGTCCCACGCTCGGACGCATTGCTCAACCGGTGGGCAGGCCTGGCGGAGGACGCGCGATGCCTCGGTAACGATGCCGTCGGCGATTTCGCCGAGGCGGTCTGCGCCGTCCTCGACGAGCACTTCAGCTGA
- a CDS encoding replication-associated recombination protein A: MSDGLFDMPGAAAGAPDIAFAGEAARDGGAYAPLAVRMRPASLDEVVGQQHLLGPGSPLRRLVEGSGAASVLLYGPPGTGKTTLASLISHATGRRFEALSALSAGVKEVRAVIDISRRRLTAGEQTVLFIDEVHRFSKTQQDALLAAVENRIVLLVGATTENPSFSVVSPLLSRSLVLQLHSLEPDDIRAVLTRAVADPRGLDGQYAVTEEALDHIVRIAGGDARRALTALEASAESSLDGTVGLDLVAASIDKAAVRYDRAGDQHYDVISAFIKSIRGSDVDAALHYLARMLTAGEDPRFIARRLLIHASEDIGMADPTALQTAAAAAQVVQLVGLPEGRLALAQATIHLATAPKSGAVVAAIGAAMADVAAGKAGTVPAHLRDGHYSGAERLGNAQGYRYPHDAPDGVLAQQYPPDELVGVDYYHPTDHGHERAVGPRVGTLRRIVRGLRPGNTAR, encoded by the coding sequence ATGAGTGACGGTCTGTTCGATATGCCCGGTGCGGCGGCGGGCGCACCGGATATCGCCTTCGCGGGCGAGGCCGCACGGGACGGTGGGGCGTACGCGCCGCTCGCGGTGCGGATGCGGCCCGCCTCGCTCGACGAGGTCGTCGGGCAGCAGCATCTGCTCGGGCCCGGGTCGCCGCTGCGGCGGCTGGTCGAAGGGTCGGGTGCCGCCTCGGTACTGCTCTACGGTCCGCCCGGAACCGGAAAGACGACCCTCGCCTCGCTGATCTCCCATGCCACCGGCCGCCGGTTCGAGGCGCTCTCCGCGCTGTCGGCGGGGGTCAAGGAGGTACGTGCGGTCATCGATATCTCGCGGCGGCGGTTGACGGCAGGTGAACAGACTGTGCTGTTCATCGACGAGGTGCACCGCTTCTCCAAAACGCAACAGGATGCGCTGCTGGCCGCGGTCGAGAACCGCATCGTGCTCCTGGTCGGCGCGACCACGGAGAACCCGTCGTTCTCCGTGGTTTCGCCGCTGCTGTCCCGGTCGCTGGTACTGCAACTGCATTCGCTCGAGCCGGACGATATCCGTGCCGTGCTCACCCGAGCTGTTGCCGATCCCCGTGGTCTGGACGGGCAATACGCGGTCACCGAGGAAGCCCTCGACCACATCGTCCGGATCGCCGGCGGTGATGCGCGACGCGCGCTCACCGCGCTCGAGGCCTCGGCGGAATCCTCGTTGGACGGGACGGTGGGCCTGGACCTGGTGGCCGCGAGTATCGACAAGGCGGCGGTTCGCTACGACCGCGCCGGTGACCAGCATTACGACGTGATCAGCGCCTTCATCAAATCCATCCGCGGGTCCGACGTCGACGCGGCCCTGCACTATCTGGCGCGGATGCTGACAGCGGGCGAGGATCCACGTTTCATCGCTCGCCGCCTGTTGATCCACGCCAGCGAGGACATCGGGATGGCCGATCCGACCGCGCTGCAGACCGCCGCGGCGGCGGCTCAGGTGGTGCAGCTGGTCGGGTTGCCGGAGGGCAGGCTGGCGCTGGCGCAGGCCACCATCCATCTGGCGACCGCGCCGAAATCGGGTGCGGTGGTCGCGGCCATCGGTGCGGCCATGGCCGATGTGGCCGCCGGGAAAGCGGGGACGGTACCCGCACATCTGCGGGACGGTCACTATTCGGGCGCGGAGCGGCTCGGCAATGCTCAGGGTTATCGCTACCCGCACGACGCCCCGGACGGTGTACTCGCCCAGCAGTACCCACCGGACGAACTCGTGGGGGTGGACTACTATCACCCCACCGACCACGGTCACGAACGGGCGGTCGGGCCCAGGGTCGGCACGCTGCGCAGGATCGTGCGCGGTCTGCGTCCCGGAAACACGGCTCGGTGA